A window from Eretmochelys imbricata isolate rEreImb1 chromosome 23, rEreImb1.hap1, whole genome shotgun sequence encodes these proteins:
- the LOC144278779 gene encoding uncharacterized protein LOC144278779: MAYVEKLVQETAAGRCVGIQIINNTRDMTLENPRTYCFSGSAMIDPVPQIPPSSSESFLFVKTSYTARGSVGVLSYESAAFTLAIMFSNPFDRFLYSIEFAIELFAGRKHFHSMERLYHYMFSHNPPYKCESFQKTRLTDDQDGQLEVTNQEIQVKATMSNKKKSIIKVQIEQGDRCPSAAAHSAGLESTRN, from the exons ATGGCTTATGTTGAAAAGCTGGTACAGGAGACGGCTGCAGGCCGGTGTGTGGGCATCCAGATAATCAACAACACCAGAGACATGACCCTCGAGAACCCCAG GACTTACTGTTTCAGCGGCAGTGCCATGATAGACCCTGTACCCCAGATCCCCCCCAGCTCCTCGGAGAGCTTCCTGTTTGTGAAAACAAGCTACACAGCCCGCGGGAGCGTCGGGGTGCTGAGCTACGAGTCCGCTGCCTTCACCCTGGCCATcatgttctccaaccccttcgaCCGCTTCCTCTACAGCATTGAGTTTGCCATCGAGCTCTTCGCTGGCAGGAAACACTTCCACAGCATGGAGCGCCTTTACCACTATATGTTCAGCCACAACCCTCCTTATAAGTGCGAGTCCTTCCAGAAAACGAGGCTCACTGATGACCAGGACGGCCAGCTGGAGGTGACCAACCAGGAGATCCAGGTGAAGGCCACCATGTCCAACAAGAAGAAGTCCATCATTAAAGTGCAGATCGAGCAGGGAGACCGCTGCCCATCCGCTGCGGCCCACTCAGCCGGCCTGGAGAGCACACGGAATTGA
- the SULT2A1 gene encoding sulfotransferase 2A1 yields the protein MAVEYVTYQGIKFPPAYNSEQSLRFAHKEFQVQDDDVFNVTYPKSGTVWMIEILSLIRSGGDPAWNQAVLNSTRVPWFTTRLGLESALSYPRPRLLTCHLPVQLFPTSFFGSRAKVDQVVYTLRNPKDVLVSYFYFSKMCSSYEDPESFEQFLRDFLSGDVPHGSWFDHVRGWMEMKGRKNFFFITYEELQQDLRGSVRRLCQFLEQELDEGAITSVVENASFRAMQENKMCNSTLLPKDIMDQEKGTFLRKGICGDWKNHFTVAQSEAFDTIYQDQMGGLMEAFPWGAH from the exons ATGGCAGTAGAGTACGTCACATACCAGGGCATCAAGTTCCCCCCTGCATATAACTCTGAGCAGAGCCTGCGCTTCGCCCACAAGGAGTTCCAGGTGCAGGATGATGATGTCTTCAATGTCACCTACCCCAAATCAG GCACAGTGTGGATGATCGAGATCTTGAGCCTGATCCGCAGCGGCGGGGACCCAGCCTGGAACCAAGCCGTCCTCAACTCCACCCGCGTGCCCTGGTTCACTACCCGCCTGGGGCTGGAGTCTGCACTGAGCTATCCCCGACCCCGTCTGTTGACCTGCCACCTCCCCGTCCAGCTCTTCCCCACGTCCTTCTTTGGCTCCAGGGCCAAGGTGGACCAG GTGGTCTACACACTCCGCAATCCCAAGGACGTCCTGGTCTCCTATTTCTATTTCTCCAAGATGTGCAGCTCGTACGAGGACCCCGAATCCTTTGAGCAGTTCCTGCGGGACTTTCTGAGCGGGGATG TGCCCCACGGGTCCTGGTTTGATCATGTCAGAGGCTGGATGGAAATGAAGGGCAGAAAGAATTTCTTCTTCATCACTTACGAAGAGCTGCAGCAG GACCTGAGGGGCAGCGTGCGGCGACTCTGCCAGTTCCTGGAGCAGGAGCTGGATGAGGGAGCTATCACCTCGGTGGTGGAGAACGCCTCCTTCAGGGCCATGCAGGAGAACAAGATGTGCAACTCGACGCTGCTCCCCAAGGACATCATGGATCAGGAGAAGGGCACGTTCCTGAGGAAGG GCATCTGTGGGGACTGGAAGAACCATTTCACGGTGGCGCAGAGCGAGGCCTTCGACACGAtataccaggaccagatgggggGCCTGATGGAGGCATTCCCATGGGGTGCACATTAG